In a single window of the Thalassoglobus sp. JC818 genome:
- a CDS encoding FAD-dependent oxidoreductase: MAKNFLKETRDRYDVIVIGSGLAGMTSANVLAKAGYSVLLLEHHYQLGGMATWFKRKGGHIFDISLHGFPHGMVKSCRKYWTPEIAESIVQLKGIRFENPQFSLRTTFDRKDFTRIITEQFKVPYETVDDFFATARKMNFFDDQGMTTRELFEKFFPGRSDVVRLLMEPITYANGSTLEDPAITYGIVFSNFMSKGVFTFQGGTDALVNKMKEELIRNGVDLRIRALVEQIEVGPDRSVKAVHVNGKRIECGAILSNANIKSTIQKLVGPEHFDKEFMDEANAVRLNNSSCQVYLGLKPGEGFDNCGDLLFHSEHEGFDIEAMLSKEVSSRTFSFYYPETRPGSDRWLIVSSTNARYEDWADLSDEQYARDKEDLCQSTLDCLEKYVPDIRQKLDWIEASTPKTFKHYTRHIEGASFGTKFEGLKVSQSLPEQIGGLFHAGSVGIIMSGWLGAVNYGVIVSNELDKYLTPSEATI; the protein is encoded by the coding sequence ATGGCGAAGAATTTCTTGAAGGAGACACGTGACCGATACGACGTGATTGTCATCGGTTCCGGATTGGCGGGCATGACAAGTGCCAACGTTCTGGCGAAGGCAGGTTATTCTGTCTTGCTGCTGGAACATCACTATCAGCTTGGAGGAATGGCGACCTGGTTCAAACGGAAAGGTGGCCACATCTTCGACATCTCGCTGCATGGATTTCCCCATGGGATGGTGAAAAGCTGCCGCAAGTATTGGACACCGGAGATTGCCGAAAGCATCGTTCAACTCAAGGGAATCCGCTTCGAGAATCCTCAATTCTCACTTCGGACGACATTCGATCGAAAAGACTTCACCAGAATCATCACCGAACAGTTCAAAGTTCCTTACGAGACGGTTGACGATTTTTTCGCCACAGCCCGGAAGATGAATTTCTTCGACGATCAGGGAATGACGACACGAGAACTGTTCGAAAAGTTCTTTCCCGGCCGAAGCGACGTCGTTCGCCTGTTGATGGAACCGATCACGTACGCCAACGGATCAACGCTCGAAGATCCTGCCATCACGTACGGAATTGTCTTCAGTAACTTTATGAGTAAGGGAGTCTTCACCTTCCAGGGCGGAACCGATGCGCTCGTCAACAAAATGAAAGAGGAGTTGATCCGAAACGGCGTCGATCTTCGCATCCGGGCACTTGTTGAACAGATTGAAGTTGGCCCCGATCGCAGCGTCAAAGCTGTTCACGTGAACGGAAAACGCATCGAGTGCGGAGCGATCTTGTCGAACGCGAATATTAAGTCGACGATCCAAAAACTCGTCGGCCCCGAACACTTCGACAAAGAGTTCATGGACGAAGCGAATGCCGTTCGACTCAATAACTCAAGCTGTCAGGTTTACCTCGGGTTGAAACCAGGCGAAGGATTCGACAACTGTGGCGACCTTCTGTTCCACTCAGAACATGAAGGATTCGACATCGAAGCAATGCTTTCGAAAGAAGTCAGCAGCCGGACCTTCTCGTTCTACTATCCGGAAACCCGTCCCGGTTCCGACCGCTGGTTGATCGTCTCCTCGACGAATGCCCGCTACGAAGACTGGGCCGATCTTTCTGACGAGCAATATGCTCGAGACAAAGAAGATCTCTGCCAGTCAACACTGGACTGCCTCGAAAAATACGTCCCCGATATTCGGCAAAAACTCGACTGGATCGAAGCTTCAACACCGAAAACGTTCAAGCATTACACCCGCCACATCGAAGGGGCCAGTTTCGGAACCAAATTCGAAGGGCTAAAAGTTTCTCAGTCATTGCCGGAGCAAATCGGCGGACTCTTCCATGCCGGATCAGTCGGGATCATCATGTCCGGGTGGTTGGGAGCAGTCAACTACGGAGTGATTGTCTCGAACGAACTCGACAAATACCTGACCCCTTCTGAAGCGACAATTTAG